A stretch of Fusobacterium sp. DNA encodes these proteins:
- a CDS encoding aldo/keto reductase encodes MGDSLSTRIEEIECIRYAIDKGVNMIDTAEMYGNGNSESLIGEAIKGYDRESLFIVSKVLPSNAGRNRIFQSCKNTLDRLQTDYLDMYLLHWRGIIPLDETIECMEELKASGKIKRWGVSNMDIDDMFEITHAAKGDQCQVNQVLYHLGSRGIEYSLKPFTDSRNIPTMAYCPLAQGGRLKDKLLKSKSVIKISEKYGVSPIQILLLFVLNQENMISIPKTSKLKHMKENIECLDIILNEEDIELLNSEFPAPNKKVSLDIE; translated from the coding sequence ATGGGAGACTCATTATCTACTCGAATAGAAGAGATAGAATGTATAAGATATGCAATTGATAAAGGTGTAAATATGATAGATACAGCAGAAATGTATGGAAATGGGAACAGTGAATCTTTAATAGGAGAAGCCATAAAGGGATATGATAGAGAATCTTTGTTTATTGTATCAAAAGTTCTTCCAAGTAATGCAGGAAGAAACAGAATATTTCAATCATGTAAAAATACTCTTGATAGATTACAAACTGATTATTTAGATATGTATCTTCTTCATTGGAGAGGAATTATACCTTTAGATGAAACTATTGAGTGTATGGAGGAATTAAAGGCTTCTGGAAAGATTAAACGTTGGGGAGTCTCAAATATGGATATAGATGATATGTTTGAAATAACTCATGCAGCAAAGGGAGACCAGTGTCAGGTAAATCAAGTATTGTATCATTTAGGATCTCGAGGAATAGAATATTCTTTAAAACCTTTTACTGATTCCAGAAATATTCCAACAATGGCATATTGTCCTCTGGCACAAGGGGGAAGATTGAAAGATAAACTTTTAAAATCGAAATCTGTTATAAAAATAAGTGAAAAATATGGTGTATCTCCTATACAGATTCTTCTTTTATTTGTATTAAATCAAGAAAATATGATTTCAATACCTAAAACTTCAAAGTTAAAACATATGAAAGAGAACATTGAATGTTTAGACATAATATTGAATGAAGAAGATATAGAGCTTTTAAATAGTGAATTTCCTGCTCCTAATAAAAAAGTTTCATTGGATATAGAATAA
- a CDS encoding M20 family metallopeptidase: MENMSVKLSELFSKYAEEFKELNEYLYNNPELGLQEFKACAAHTEMLKKHGFTVETNFAGLPTSFIGKYSTGKPGPKIAILAEYDALPGIGHGCGHNIFGVTSVAAGILTKEIMGDVAGEIMVIGTPAEETNGAKVHMASLGVFDDIDVAMAAHPTGEAHHRSGTSQAMEAIQFTFKGKTAHAAGAPHEGINALDGVLILFNSINALRQQTLETARIHGVISNGGKAANIIPDLAVANFYVRAKTLDYLKGLVERVKNCAKGAALASGTTLEIINYETSFADLVTNEKLSAAYERNLKSLGVTDIRSKDSGGSTDMGDISHCCPAIHPYFPLTTAHLIGHSVEFASASIAPEAYKGMEESAISMALTAMDIFTDAELLKEIKDEFNKNIKKCKK, encoded by the coding sequence ATGGAAAATATGTCAGTAAAACTTTCAGAACTTTTTTCAAAATATGCAGAGGAATTCAAAGAATTAAATGAATATCTATACAACAATCCTGAACTAGGATTACAGGAATTTAAAGCTTGTGCAGCTCATACTGAAATGTTAAAAAAACATGGATTCACAGTTGAAACAAATTTTGCAGGGCTTCCTACTTCTTTTATAGGAAAATACAGTACTGGAAAACCTGGTCCTAAAATAGCTATTCTTGCTGAATATGATGCTCTTCCTGGAATAGGACATGGATGTGGGCATAATATATTTGGTGTTACAAGTGTAGCAGCTGGTATTCTTACTAAAGAAATAATGGGAGATGTTGCTGGAGAAATAATGGTAATTGGTACTCCTGCTGAGGAAACAAATGGAGCTAAAGTTCATATGGCTTCTTTAGGAGTTTTTGATGATATTGATGTGGCTATGGCTGCTCATCCTACTGGTGAAGCCCATCACAGAAGTGGCACTTCTCAAGCTATGGAAGCTATCCAGTTTACATTTAAAGGTAAAACTGCTCATGCTGCTGGAGCTCCTCATGAAGGTATAAATGCTCTTGATGGTGTATTAATACTTTTTAATTCTATCAATGCTCTTAGACAGCAAACTTTAGAAACTGCAAGAATTCATGGAGTAATATCTAATGGTGGAAAAGCAGCTAATATAATCCCTGACTTGGCAGTAGCTAACTTTTATGTAAGAGCTAAAACATTAGACTATTTAAAAGGTCTTGTAGAAAGAGTTAAAAATTGTGCTAAAGGAGCTGCTCTTGCCAGTGGAACTACTTTAGAAATAATAAACTATGAAACTAGCTTTGCTGATCTTGTTACTAATGAAAAACTTTCAGCAGCTTATGAAAGAAATCTAAAATCTTTAGGTGTTACTGATATTAGAAGTAAAGATTCAGGTGGTTCTACAGATATGGGAGATATAAGTCACTGCTGCCCAGCTATTCATCCATATTTTCCACTTACAACAGCACATCTTATAGGTCACAGTGTAGAATTTGCAAGTGCATCTATAGCTCCTGAAGCTTATAAGGGAATGGAAGAATCTGCTATATCAATGGCTCTTACAGCTATGGACATTTTCACTGATGCTGAATTATTAAAAGAAATAAAAGACGAATTTAATAAGAATATAAAAAAATGTAAAAAATAA
- a CDS encoding dihydrodipicolinate synthase family protein codes for MDLNLLQGIYVPILTPMDENENVDIEKLKKQVNFVIDGGVSGILAHGSNSEFYMFDDEDYELITKTIVDEVNGRVPVIMGIGAIRTSKCIKLAKMGEKIGVDGVALLQPMFLKPTEEELYLHYKTVAESIEELPLLIYNNPRIGYTLSADLVEKLAKNVKNIVGIKDSSGDINQLLEFIRRTRDIEFKIFGGKDTLLFSSLTVGAVGGVCTAANIFPELVTSIYNKYKEGDLKESLELQFKLNPVRLSMDKASFPVATKDMANINKMNVGEPIKPSLSSKKTVVDFMAEKMTEAGQIKR; via the coding sequence ATGGATTTAAACTTATTGCAAGGAATTTATGTTCCAATTCTTACACCAATGGATGAGAATGAAAATGTAGATATAGAAAAACTAAAAAAACAGGTAAATTTTGTAATAGATGGAGGAGTTAGCGGAATACTGGCTCATGGAAGCAATAGTGAATTCTATATGTTTGATGATGAAGATTATGAACTTATTACAAAAACTATAGTAGATGAAGTAAATGGAAGAGTCCCTGTAATAATGGGAATAGGAGCTATAAGAACTTCTAAATGTATCAAATTGGCTAAAATGGGAGAAAAAATAGGAGTGGATGGAGTTGCTCTTTTACAACCTATGTTTTTAAAACCTACTGAGGAAGAACTTTATCTTCATTATAAAACAGTAGCAGAATCTATTGAAGAACTTCCACTTTTGATATATAATAACCCTAGAATAGGATATACACTATCTGCTGATTTAGTAGAAAAATTAGCAAAAAATGTAAAAAATATTGTTGGAATTAAGGATTCTAGTGGAGATATTAACCAATTACTTGAATTTATAAGAAGGACAAGAGATATAGAATTTAAAATATTTGGTGGGAAAGATACTTTATTATTTTCTTCGCTTACAGTAGGAGCAGTGGGAGGAGTATGTACAGCAGCTAATATATTCCCAGAGCTTGTAACTTCTATATATAATAAATACAAAGAAGGAGATCTTAAAGAATCATTGGAGCTTCAATTTAAACTTAACCCAGTTAGATTATCTATGGATAAAGCAAGTTTCCCTGTAGCTACAAAAGATATGGCAAATATCAATAAAATGAATGTAGGGGAACCTATAAAACCAAGTCTTTCATCTAAAAAAACTGTTGTAGATTTTATGGCAGAAAAGATGACAGAAGCTGGTCAAATAAAGAGGTAA
- a CDS encoding transporter substrate-binding domain-containing protein, producing the protein MKKFVLIFTLLLSTLSFAAKKLYVGTNAEFKPYEYLEDGKMVGFDIGVMDELGKKLGYEIEWVNMSFDGLLPALQMKKIDAVIAGMSQTPERQKAVSFSIPYIFFTSEHYVIVNENSTFKTKEDLQEKTAGVQMGSMQEQFAINNGSIPKLYNTFTNALMDLQNGKVDCVIIADNSGKEYLKTMDKIKKIDAIIDPKPGASIAFRKSDKELAEKFSNAIVELKTTKEYSDLVEKYFPERFEDFKAQNLTK; encoded by the coding sequence ATGAAAAAATTTGTACTGATATTTACTTTACTTTTGTCAACACTTTCTTTTGCTGCTAAAAAACTTTATGTAGGAACTAATGCTGAATTTAAACCTTATGAATATCTTGAAGATGGTAAGATGGTTGGATTTGATATTGGTGTAATGGATGAGCTTGGAAAAAAATTAGGTTATGAAATAGAATGGGTAAATATGTCTTTTGATGGACTGCTTCCTGCCCTTCAAATGAAAAAAATAGATGCTGTTATTGCTGGTATGTCTCAAACTCCTGAAAGACAAAAAGCTGTGTCTTTTTCTATACCTTATATTTTCTTTACTTCTGAACACTATGTTATAGTTAATGAAAATAGTACTTTTAAAACAAAAGAAGATTTACAAGAAAAAACTGCTGGAGTTCAAATGGGAAGTATGCAGGAACAATTTGCTATAAATAATGGAAGTATACCTAAATTATATAATACTTTTACAAATGCTCTTATGGATCTTCAAAATGGGAAGGTAGACTGTGTAATTATTGCAGATAATTCTGGAAAAGAATATCTTAAAACTATGGATAAAATCAAAAAAATAGATGCTATTATTGACCCTAAACCAGGTGCTTCTATCGCTTTTAGAAAATCTGATAAAGAACTTGCAGAAAAATTCAGTAATGCTATAGTAGAGTTAAAGACTACTAAAGAGTATTCTGATCTTGTTGAAAAATATTTTCCTGAAAGATTTGAAGATTTTAAAGCGCAAAATTTGACAAAATAG
- a CDS encoding glycerate kinase, which produces MKEIKVIIAVDSFKGSASSREVAESIEKGIKKFGRNNIIIKKVSIADGGEGTVEAIVEAVNGEYKFLEVPGPLGDKVKARFGVIRGNTAVLEMAESSGLNLIKRENLNPYKANTYGVGEMLKAILDMGIRDIYIGLGGSATNDGGAGMLASLGVKFYNIKGEKIGYTPEELKDIAKVDISGLDTRISEASITVLSDVCNSLCGINGASYIYGPQKGAKSKDVKILDKILENYGNIIDNIVGKNFSKEPGSGAAGGLGYAFLSICGAEFKEGIVKIMELIELENLIKDADLVITGEGRIDNQSVNGKAPVGIAKTAKKYNIPVIAVVGSSARNLDDIYANGIDLVMDIINEPMNLEKAIHDVKELLEFAGEKAMRAFLLRDGH; this is translated from the coding sequence ATGAAAGAGATAAAAGTCATTATAGCAGTTGATTCTTTTAAGGGAAGTGCATCTTCAAGAGAAGTTGCAGAAAGTATTGAAAAGGGCATAAAGAAATTCGGCAGAAATAACATTATTATAAAAAAAGTTTCAATTGCAGATGGTGGAGAAGGAACAGTAGAAGCAATAGTTGAAGCTGTCAATGGAGAATATAAATTTTTAGAAGTACCTGGACCTTTGGGAGATAAAGTTAAAGCAAGGTTTGGAGTGATACGAGGAAATACTGCTGTTCTTGAAATGGCTGAATCTTCTGGATTGAATTTAATAAAGCGTGAAAATCTAAATCCATATAAAGCAAATACATATGGGGTAGGAGAGATGCTTAAAGCTATATTGGATATGGGAATAAGGGATATTTATATAGGTTTAGGGGGAAGTGCAACTAATGATGGTGGAGCAGGAATGCTTGCTTCATTAGGAGTAAAATTCTACAATATAAAAGGAGAAAAAATAGGATATACACCAGAAGAATTAAAAGATATAGCTAAAGTAGATATTTCGGGATTAGATACAAGAATATCAGAAGCTAGTATAACAGTTCTATCAGATGTTTGTAATAGTCTCTGTGGAATAAATGGAGCATCATATATATATGGACCTCAAAAGGGAGCAAAATCTAAAGATGTAAAAATTCTCGATAAAATTCTTGAAAATTATGGAAATATCATTGATAATATTGTTGGAAAGAATTTTTCTAAAGAACCTGGAAGCGGTGCTGCTGGAGGACTTGGATATGCATTTTTGAGTATCTGTGGAGCAGAATTTAAAGAGGGTATTGTTAAAATAATGGAACTTATAGAGCTTGAAAATTTAATAAAAGATGCAGATCTTGTAATAACTGGAGAAGGAAGAATTGATAACCAATCTGTCAATGGAAAAGCACCAGTAGGAATTGCTAAGACTGCTAAAAAATATAATATTCCTGTTATTGCAGTAGTTGGAAGTTCTGCTAGAAATCTTGATGATATTTATGCTAATGGAATAGATCTGGTAATGGATATAATCAACGAGCCTATGAATCTTGAAAAAGCTATTCATGATGTAAAAGAGTTGTTGGAATTTGCTGGAGAAAAGGCTATGAGAGCATTTTTATTAAGAGATGGACATTAA
- a CDS encoding phosphate signaling complex PhoU family protein produces the protein MKNLQESLEGLNQHYLELLKNLNRVLDVNIEMLYNQKLDSTLYGECVVVEDVINAFEVKLKEDSIISIARFQPAAGNLRLLIMLINSARLLERMGDLLKANFKIIKDIEKTSPQVSKYLKEILYPMVVKIKSIYETYISAFINSDEKALYLLLTQDEEIDEIAEKNMKILIDLMKASPDNVEGGTYLVLLNKKYERFSDHVMHLAVDLVYILKGENLRKLELLEEKKIKK, from the coding sequence ATGAAAAATCTGCAGGAAAGTCTTGAAGGACTTAATCAACATTATTTAGAACTTTTAAAAAATCTTAATAGAGTATTAGATGTAAATATAGAAATGCTGTATAATCAAAAATTAGATTCTACATTATATGGTGAATGTGTAGTTGTAGAAGATGTTATAAATGCTTTTGAAGTAAAATTAAAAGAAGATTCTATCATTTCAATAGCCAGATTCCAACCAGCTGCTGGTAATTTAAGACTTTTAATTATGCTTATCAACAGTGCACGTCTTTTAGAGAGAATGGGGGACCTTCTTAAAGCTAATTTTAAGATTATAAAAGATATTGAGAAAACTTCCCCACAAGTATCAAAATATCTGAAAGAAATTCTTTACCCAATGGTAGTAAAAATAAAAAGTATTTATGAAACTTATATTTCAGCCTTTATAAATAGTGATGAAAAAGCACTTTATCTCCTTCTGACACAGGATGAAGAAATTGATGAGATAGCTGAAAAAAACATGAAAATTCTTATAGATTTGATGAAAGCTTCTCCTGACAATGTTGAAGGAGGAACCTATTTAGTTCTTTTAAATAAAAAGTATGAAAGATTCTCAGATCATGTTATGCATTTAGCTGTTGATCTTGTATATATTTTAAAAGGAGAGAACCTCAGAAAACTTGAACTTCTTGAAGAAAAGAAAATAAAAAAATAA
- a CDS encoding transporter substrate-binding domain-containing protein yields the protein MKKLVLILMMILSTLSFAAKKLYVGTNAEFKPYEYLEGDKITGFDIDFMNAIGKEIGYEVHWVNMGFDGLLPALQMSKVDAVIAGMSQTPERQKAVDFSMPYMFTKSEHYVIVNENSSIVKKEELKDKKVGVQIGTIQEEFTIALGGIPQIYNAWTGALMDLQQDKISAVIIADVSGNAYLENMKGLKKVDVVIDNQPGASIAFRKGETTLVKSVNEAILKLRDDGTYLQLLEKYFPERAEEFKEAFKK from the coding sequence ATGAAAAAACTTGTATTAATATTAATGATGATTTTATCAACACTTTCTTTTGCTGCTAAAAAACTTTATGTAGGAACTAATGCTGAATTTAAACCTTATGAATATCTTGAAGGAGATAAAATCACTGGATTTGATATTGATTTTATGAATGCCATTGGAAAAGAGATTGGATATGAAGTTCACTGGGTAAATATGGGATTTGATGGACTGCTTCCTGCTCTTCAAATGAGTAAAGTAGATGCTGTTATTGCTGGTATGTCTCAGACTCCTGAAAGACAAAAAGCTGTTGATTTCTCAATGCCATATATGTTCACTAAATCTGAGCACTATGTTATAGTCAATGAAAATAGTTCTATTGTTAAAAAAGAGGAGCTAAAAGATAAAAAAGTAGGCGTTCAGATTGGTACTATTCAGGAAGAATTTACTATTGCACTAGGTGGTATACCTCAAATATATAATGCATGGACTGGAGCCTTAATGGATCTTCAGCAGGATAAAATTTCTGCTGTTATTATTGCAGATGTATCTGGAAATGCTTATCTTGAAAATATGAAAGGTCTAAAAAAAGTTGATGTTGTAATAGATAATCAGCCTGGAGCTTCTATAGCATTTAGAAAGGGTGAAACTACCCTTGTAAAATCTGTAAATGAAGCCATTTTAAAATTAAGAGATGATGGAACTTATCTTCAATTATTGGAAAAATATTTTCCTGAAAGAGCTGAAGAATTTAAAGAAGCATTTAAAAAATAG